From the Trifolium pratense cultivar HEN17-A07 linkage group LG4, ARS_RC_1.1, whole genome shotgun sequence genome, the window CTGCCACTTCCACCTATCTGGAACATGGTCCTGCAAAAAGAGGgtaagaagtaaagactgacactcccccagcaactcctcctcccacgccctcaactgacGCCGCCACACCCACGCCGCTCCTCCAATCCCCCAACCCTGCATAAACATCTCAGCCACTAAAGCCGATTTGTTTTCTGCCAAGTCAAACAACCGCCCAAACCGCTCCCGCAATGAGAAAATATGCAATTAAATCGCTCATCtcattgaaacctaaaataaacataaggaccaaatatgcaattaagacTTTATTTTAATGAGGTAAACACAGTTTACGAGTTGCGTCTACGTTTCGATTCCACATAGCTAAAACGAGTTAACGTAAAAACTAGATTTTGACAACCTTGGCCACTATTTTTGGATATGATTTCCAATAAACCTGCATTATTCATGAATCATATGGGTATACTATTGGAGATTCGGGAACTAATGGGTATAATACAAAGTTTTGGACTTTGATATATAATTGTTAGGGGGGAAAAATCCAATTTGTAAAAATCGGTTTAAACATGCTATATATGAGGTCAAAAACACATTTTCCATCATGGGAAAATTAGAGGACTTGTCCACCTTAACCGTCACCTTTGTTCTAAGTGCTTTGTGCATTTATTTGTTACTTGATAGGTAGCTATAGAGGAAAATGTTATGAATGATGAGCTTATAGCAAGTACTGATTGATAAATTAGTTTAGAATGGACAAATTAattgttaataaaattaatagttgaactattttataaatatgaaatgatataaatttttaattttttttttaagtaagatataTCGATTTTTTTTACCCATGAACGAAAAGGTAGACAGACAACAAGCGCCCCTAAATCTTTGTGTCATGGTTTAATGAGGGATACAAATTTATGTTTTTGCCCTGTCCTCCCAATTTGTCTAGTCActaaaacagttttacaatcaaacacagtataACTGGAGTTGCCTTAAtcagtctcttatttttttagcagatTAAACACACTTGTAATTTAGTTGTTTAAATAATGGAAAAGTAtaaactaatatataaaaaatttaagtggAGTCATTTAAACCACCAAATTAAGTGGTATATGGATGTGTATGCAATATAAGAGTCCTTAAAGAATTCATCACAAAATAAGGGTGAATTTCATGATGAGGATAATGAAAATGACAACAAGAATGGGGCTCTATATTTTCttcaacaataacaaaaagagaaaacttatatgcatttctttagatgcagtttttcctgttcctctcacaaaaaagtggttatttatattttttaattaaaaaaagaaaaagaaaattgtttttaaataaaaataacttcccccatgtatctagcacaataagaactgtgtatatggaactgtacataagtttgatcctaacaaaaaaaacaagaatGGGGTGGATGAGATTGAAGTTTTCAAAACATTGGATACTCACATAAGTCTCCTAAAACACATGAATTTCAAGTAAATAAATTCAACTCAAAACTTGAATTGCCTtgatattttttcattttgcatTCAAGTCCTTCTAATCATACACACGTGACATGTACATCTTTGTCaattataaaaacataataaatatatcaaagaCATATATACATGCATGTAATTTTACACTGTATCCAAATTCTCCACACACTGCAAAAAAATTGGTGGTTGTAATTTGTGAagcttctttatctttctccaGTTTGCTCTGGGGTCAACCCTCCCTTTCCACAACTGGGGCAACTGATTAACCCAAATCCTTGGCAGCCAAAACATCTATaccaatatatattataattagaaagatttattaaatatatttttaatcttcataaactgtttttttttttacggtaatcTTCATAAACTTATATTTCTATCATGTTTATTAGTTTCTTTTCATCAATGTTTGGTCCCTAAAATGACCAAATTAAAGTATAAACATTCTAAAAAAATTGTAGTTACTAAATATTATAAGGGGATATTTTAAGGCAAGTGCCTCTAAACCTAAAAAACAACATTTATCATCGTTGATATTTTGAACATTTTTATCGACATCATCCACACTAGACCCTATCCATCATAGTAGAATTTGTCAAATATTTTGTAGacatacattttattttactcTTTTGAATATAACTAACTACAGGGATCAAATTCAAAGATTGATACTCTTATAAATgaatattgggcctaactcatccttacaaaaccggcttttaaggtgaggattgcctctagtttataaacacttaatcaaaccatctctcaaccgatgtgagacttcttaacacaccccctcgcgtccagcgctattgggcttgatacgcggatataaatggtaggtggcccgatatcgGGTGGCCCGACAAatcttggagaggctctgataccaggcctaacttatccttacaaaaccggcttgtaaggtgagaattacctttagtttataaacacttaatcagtccatctctcaaccgatgtgagactttttaacaTATACATATATGATGATAGTATGAATATCAAGGAAGAATAAGAACTTACTTCCAACGCTCAAATATATTTCCATTATTTTTATTCGTTCCTGTTCCCTGTCAAAGTCCAAAGCAAATAGTCTTTAAATTTAAACATAGTTAAAATGTCAACATAAGCAAATTTTAAATCTACTTTTAACAATGTACCATAAATTATGACATcattaaaatgaattattttaatcatataaCTTTCATAAAAGTCACATATTAGATTCCAATTATGCATTTACAAATCCGAATTCAACTAAcaaatatcaatattattaaaCTAGACACATCTCGATTTGAAATCGCAATTTCACTTATTTGAGTTTCAATGGTACCTTGCATCCTGTACATTCAATGGCCCCTTTGCCATTGCAATTTttacaactttttttaaatatctgCACGAGTATGGAAACTTGAAAGTCAATAATAAGCACCCAATTAATATGAAATGGATTTTTTAATCacttttccttatattttgttAGAAATATATACAAGCCACAGTTTAAactttaaacataaaaaatatttcaagcAAAGATGGAACATTTTAACCATATAGTTTGTGTGAGCTAATTAAAGTACAAACCGAATCAAATGAAAATCCTCCTCCAGATTTTGAAGCATAAGTAGTGACTGTGCTCTGTCTTCGTTGTATAATTGGTTGAAGTGGTTTTTGATGAATAAAAGGTGATGGAGTTGCCACGCCATTGCAGCAACAAAGAGAGATGAATGACATTTTTTCTTGTGATGGTGTGTGTGTCTTGCAAACAAGGTGGATAATAACAGGAATTTCATGTATGTGTGGTTGTtctttttcttaaattatttaaCGGATCTCGCTAACGAGTGCCTCGGGGTACtatttaagcattctatttaaaagaaattttttatttaaaaaatggacaaaacttacatgcatttccatacatgcatttcttacttttccactcacaaagaggtggttatttgtgttttttcattttgaaaaaataaaagaaaattattttttaataaaaaaaactacctctttgtgagaggaaaagtaagaaatgcatgtatggaaatgcatgtaagttttgtccttaaaaaattaaacactctaattttcaatgcgttgactttacgtatttccataaaaattctataaaaaacttactatttaagggatTAAATAGTGCCCTGAGGGCACTATTTAGTATTTGCCTTATTTAATTGTTTCTATTTTCATATGgataataacaattttttatttttaagggatacaattttttactcaaaatatAAATGAAGATAGTTCATATatggtgcgtttgatctgctaaaaaatagggaactggactggacaacttttgttgtaccctaattgatttgaaactgattaTGAGACTGTACAAATTAGATAGCAAgggacaaaacaaaaacaagattttttgtccctcactaaaccacatgacaactttttgtccacagtacaactataaaaaatacgaaaatattcattttatttttgaatataaaaatattatcgtcttATATCTCTCCAGTACAGTTTTGttctgtcctgtattatcttatACTAATCTGGCTAGTTTTAATCAAACGGACTCATAAATGTTATTATACGTGTTAATTTTCTTATGTTACTTTTTTGGTGGCTCTGTTTATGGTATTTTGAAGCGACAAATCAATAACAATCATACTAGGAATATgaaaaacatattaattaaaactataatattttcaactttaacaattttcttaactttaataattttttggcatgTTTTAACCGTTCAATTATTGCAACACACAGACGATTAAGACAAAGTAATCATGCGTTAAATATTTGTGGTAAACATTTTATAGCtctaaattaattaatgagttatACACAGTAGAAGAATATCTCGTATCTGTCTGGCCATATTTTTTATTCTGCTAGTGTGTGTAAAAGAAAAATCTTGATTTTTCATAAATATCTcttcttcctttttttattttttttatttttataattataaatagttAGATTTtagaaaacaacaaattaattaacatgGAGATGTTGAACCCGTGTAAAAATCTCTAAATTGAAAAACATCAAATTAACTAACATATGAAAATCTCTAAATTAATTAACATCAAATTACTTATACCTCTTTAAGGTAGATTTTCTAAAGTTTAACAATATGCTTTTGTTCATA encodes:
- the LOC123923210 gene encoding protein PHOTOSYSTEM I ASSEMBLY 2, chloroplastic, whose translation is MSFISLCCCNGVATPSPFIHQKPLQPIIQRRQSTVTTYASKSGGGFSFDSIFKKSCKNCNGKGAIECTGCKGTGTNKNNGNIFERWKCFGCQGFGLISCPSCGKGGLTPEQTGER